From a single Chitinophaga sp. Cy-1792 genomic region:
- the truA gene encoding tRNA pseudouridine(38-40) synthase TruA — translation MNRYFIEVGYKGAQFSGFQVQENAHTVQAEVDRALSTLLRTKIESTGSSRTDAGVNARQNFLHFDTDLPLHPQFLYKINAILPADVVLNQIYQVPPDAHSRFDAVARSYEYTLYTHKDPFMQDRGYFFPYKLNMDALQEAAEIIKSYEDFTTFSKRNTQVHTYICRIEESVWRAEGERVVYNVTANRFLRGMVRGLVGTMLRVGRGKLSMAQFRAAIESKDCTNADFAVPGHGLFLMKVHYPEGLLTPYPF, via the coding sequence ATGAACAGATACTTTATAGAGGTTGGTTATAAGGGGGCGCAATTCAGCGGCTTTCAGGTACAGGAGAATGCCCATACCGTACAGGCCGAGGTAGACCGTGCGCTCAGTACACTATTAAGGACTAAAATAGAGAGTACGGGCTCGAGTCGTACCGATGCCGGTGTGAATGCCAGGCAGAACTTCCTGCACTTCGACACGGATCTGCCTTTACATCCTCAGTTTTTATATAAGATCAATGCTATTCTGCCGGCAGATGTAGTACTGAACCAGATATACCAGGTACCGCCGGATGCACATAGCCGGTTCGATGCGGTAGCCCGTTCCTATGAGTATACATTATATACGCATAAGGATCCCTTTATGCAGGATAGGGGCTATTTCTTCCCGTATAAGCTGAATATGGACGCCTTACAGGAAGCTGCAGAGATTATTAAGTCTTATGAAGACTTCACCACCTTTTCCAAGCGGAACACACAGGTGCATACATATATATGTAGAATAGAGGAGTCTGTATGGAGAGCAGAAGGAGAGCGTGTAGTCTATAACGTTACAGCCAACCGTTTCCTTCGTGGAATGGTGCGAGGCCTTGTTGGTACGATGTTACGGGTGGGTAGAGGTAAGCTCAGTATGGCACAGTTCAGGGCTGCTATAGAGAGTAAGGATTGCACAAATGCTGATTTTGCAGTACCCGGACATGGGCTCTTTCTGATGAAAGTGCACTATCCGGAAGGATTATTGACCCCATATCCGTTCTGA